In Nicotiana tabacum cultivar K326 chromosome 19, ASM71507v2, whole genome shotgun sequence, one DNA window encodes the following:
- the LOC107787567 gene encoding pectinesterase 4-like isoform X2: MVGKIVVSLVSLILLVGVIIGVVVVVHQNGNHKEDQSTKVQMKKVHEFCQAAEFKDSCAKSLESVAKNDSATINDYLMAAFQTTVEEVKKGLQEAGKTSVNKESDPYNHMAIEDCKELLQRAVEELEDALSLVGETDTQSLNEYTYDLLNWLSAVYSYQSMCVDAIDKPELKTAIQNGVVNATQLTNNALNIVAKISDLFQSFNIQIPDNLINNSTSSDSNSPHRRLLEANKIDQDGYPTWFPVADRKLLAKSGKGKGKGHGGAAGGAGVAPVLPPIGPGPITPHAVVAKDGSGKFKTVTDAVRAYPPNHQGRYIIYIKAGVYNEQVLIDKKQTNVFMYGDGAGKSIITCDKNVKILKFTTSKSATVGPEGEQAVALRINGDRAAVFDCSMEGFQDTLYYQSHRQFYRNCVISGTVDFIFGMGSAVIQNSEIIVRKCGPTQKNTITADGRELQSEITGLVLQNCRIVPDKELFPVRFAVQSYLARPWKQLSTNVFMESEIGDFIRPEGYLKWDDHPFDQTCLVYEYANRGPGAATNLRSKLFKNFKVLSPQEATKYTVGAWLRGNEWLPGTNAPFYFGLGGK; this comes from the exons ATGGTGGGGAAAATAGTGGTTTCGTTAGTATCCTTGATTCTTCTAGTTGGTGtgataataggagtggtggtGGTTGTACACCAAAATGGGAATCACAAAGAAGATCAAAGCACCAAAGTCCAAATGAAGAAAGTGCACGAGTTTTGTCAAGCAGCTGAATTTAAAGACTCATGTGCCAAGAGTCTTGAGTCCGTAGCCAAAAACGATTCAGCTACAATTAATGACTATCTAATGGCAGCCTTCCAAACTACAGTGGAAGAAGTGAAGAAAGGACTGCAGGAGGCTGGGAAGACTTCTGTAAACAAAGAGAGTGATCCTTACAATCACATGGCTATAGAGGATTGCAAAGAGCTGTTGCAAAGAGCTGTCGAAGAACTTGAGGACGCGCTCAGCTTGGTTGGAGAGACAGACACTCAATCACTAAATGAGTATACCTATGATCTGTTGAACTGGCTCAGTGCCGTCTACTCCTACCAAAGCATGTGTGTTGATGCAATTGACAAGCCCGAGTTAAAAACCGCTATTCAAAACGGCGTTGTCAATGCCACACAACTCACAAACAATGCACTCAACATTGTAGCAAAGATTTCAGACCTCTTCCAATCCTTCAACATTCAAATTCCTGATAATCTTATCAACAACAGCACCAGCAGCGACAGCAACTCACCTCATCGCCGTCTCCTTGAGGCGAACAAGATCGATCAGGACGGTTACCCTACATGGTTCCCCGTTGCTGACCGTAAGCTATTGGCAAAATccggaaaagggaaaggaaaaggaCACGGTGGTGCTGCGGGAGGAGCTGGGGTTGCTCCAGTACTTCCTCCAATCGGCCCCGGCCCAATTACTCCTCACGCAGTAGTTGCCAAGGATGGAAGCGGCAAATTTAAAACCGTCACTGATGCAGTCAGAGCGTACCCACCAAACCACCAAGGCAGATACATTATCTATATCAAGGCCGGCGTTTATAACGAGCAGGTCCTTATCgataaaaaacaaacaaacgtgTTTATGTATGGTGATGGCGCAGGGAAATCTATCATCACTTGTGACAAAAATGTTAAAATATTGAAATTCACCACCTCCAAAAGTGCTACAGTCG GTCCAGAAGGGGAACAAGCCGTGGCACTTAGAATCAACGGAGATAGGGCGGCGGTATTCGACTGCAGCATGGAGGGATTTCAAGACACCTTGTACTATCAATCCCATCGCCAGTTCTACCGCAACTGCGTCATCTCTGGTACGGTGGATTTCATATTTGGCATGGGCTCAGCGGTCATCCAGAACAGTGAGATCATTGTGAGGAAGTGTGGCCCGACTCAGAAGAACACAATCACAGCTGACGGCAGGGAATTGCAGAGTGAAATCACTGGATTGGTATTGCAAAACTGCAGGATTGTACCAGACAAAGAACTCTTCCCAGTGAGGTTCGCGGTACAATCTTACTTGGCCCGCCCATGGAAGCAATTATCCACCAATGTGTTCATGGAAAGCGAGATTGGTGATTTCATTAGGCCAGAAGGATATCTCAAATGGGATGACCACCCATTCGATCAAACATGTCTTGTCTATGAGTATGCAAACAGAGGACCTGGTGCTGCTACTAACCTTAGGAGCAAACTTTTCAAGAATTTCAAGGTCCTTAGCCCACAAGAAGCAACTAAATACACTGTTGGGGCTTGGCTTAGAGGTAATGAGTGGTTGCCTGGAACTAATGCACCGTTCTACTTTGGTCTTGGTGGGAAATAA
- the LOC107787567 gene encoding pectinesterase 4-like isoform X1, whose protein sequence is MVGKIVVSLVSLILLVGVIIGVVVVVHQNGNHKEDQSTKVQMKKVHEFCQAAEFKDSCAKSLESVAKNDSATINDYLMAAFQTTVEEVKKGLQEAGKTSVNKESDPYNHMAIEDCKELLQRAVEELEDALSLVGETDTQSLNEYTYDLLNWLSAVYSYQSMCVDAIDKPELKTAIQNGVVNATQLTNNALNIVAKISDLFQSFNIQIPDNLINNSTSSDSNSPHRRLLEANKIDQDGYPTWFPVADRKLLAKSGKGKGKGHGGAAGGAGVAPVLPPIGPGPITPHAVVAKDGSGKFKTVTDAVRAYPPNHQGRYIIYIKAGVYNEQVLIDKKQTNVFMYGDGAGKSIITCDKNVKILKFTTSKSATVAVESEGFIARGITFRNTAGPEGEQAVALRINGDRAAVFDCSMEGFQDTLYYQSHRQFYRNCVISGTVDFIFGMGSAVIQNSEIIVRKCGPTQKNTITADGRELQSEITGLVLQNCRIVPDKELFPVRFAVQSYLARPWKQLSTNVFMESEIGDFIRPEGYLKWDDHPFDQTCLVYEYANRGPGAATNLRSKLFKNFKVLSPQEATKYTVGAWLRGNEWLPGTNAPFYFGLGGK, encoded by the exons ATGGTGGGGAAAATAGTGGTTTCGTTAGTATCCTTGATTCTTCTAGTTGGTGtgataataggagtggtggtGGTTGTACACCAAAATGGGAATCACAAAGAAGATCAAAGCACCAAAGTCCAAATGAAGAAAGTGCACGAGTTTTGTCAAGCAGCTGAATTTAAAGACTCATGTGCCAAGAGTCTTGAGTCCGTAGCCAAAAACGATTCAGCTACAATTAATGACTATCTAATGGCAGCCTTCCAAACTACAGTGGAAGAAGTGAAGAAAGGACTGCAGGAGGCTGGGAAGACTTCTGTAAACAAAGAGAGTGATCCTTACAATCACATGGCTATAGAGGATTGCAAAGAGCTGTTGCAAAGAGCTGTCGAAGAACTTGAGGACGCGCTCAGCTTGGTTGGAGAGACAGACACTCAATCACTAAATGAGTATACCTATGATCTGTTGAACTGGCTCAGTGCCGTCTACTCCTACCAAAGCATGTGTGTTGATGCAATTGACAAGCCCGAGTTAAAAACCGCTATTCAAAACGGCGTTGTCAATGCCACACAACTCACAAACAATGCACTCAACATTGTAGCAAAGATTTCAGACCTCTTCCAATCCTTCAACATTCAAATTCCTGATAATCTTATCAACAACAGCACCAGCAGCGACAGCAACTCACCTCATCGCCGTCTCCTTGAGGCGAACAAGATCGATCAGGACGGTTACCCTACATGGTTCCCCGTTGCTGACCGTAAGCTATTGGCAAAATccggaaaagggaaaggaaaaggaCACGGTGGTGCTGCGGGAGGAGCTGGGGTTGCTCCAGTACTTCCTCCAATCGGCCCCGGCCCAATTACTCCTCACGCAGTAGTTGCCAAGGATGGAAGCGGCAAATTTAAAACCGTCACTGATGCAGTCAGAGCGTACCCACCAAACCACCAAGGCAGATACATTATCTATATCAAGGCCGGCGTTTATAACGAGCAGGTCCTTATCgataaaaaacaaacaaacgtgTTTATGTATGGTGATGGCGCAGGGAAATCTATCATCACTTGTGACAAAAATGTTAAAATATTGAAATTCACCACCTCCAAAAGTGCTACAGTCG cTGTTGAGAGCGAGGGGTTCATAGCCAGAGGAATTACCTTCCGCAACACAGCAGGTCCAGAAGGGGAACAAGCCGTGGCACTTAGAATCAACGGAGATAGGGCGGCGGTATTCGACTGCAGCATGGAGGGATTTCAAGACACCTTGTACTATCAATCCCATCGCCAGTTCTACCGCAACTGCGTCATCTCTGGTACGGTGGATTTCATATTTGGCATGGGCTCAGCGGTCATCCAGAACAGTGAGATCATTGTGAGGAAGTGTGGCCCGACTCAGAAGAACACAATCACAGCTGACGGCAGGGAATTGCAGAGTGAAATCACTGGATTGGTATTGCAAAACTGCAGGATTGTACCAGACAAAGAACTCTTCCCAGTGAGGTTCGCGGTACAATCTTACTTGGCCCGCCCATGGAAGCAATTATCCACCAATGTGTTCATGGAAAGCGAGATTGGTGATTTCATTAGGCCAGAAGGATATCTCAAATGGGATGACCACCCATTCGATCAAACATGTCTTGTCTATGAGTATGCAAACAGAGGACCTGGTGCTGCTACTAACCTTAGGAGCAAACTTTTCAAGAATTTCAAGGTCCTTAGCCCACAAGAAGCAACTAAATACACTGTTGGGGCTTGGCTTAGAGGTAATGAGTGGTTGCCTGGAACTAATGCACCGTTCTACTTTGGTCTTGGTGGGAAATAA
- the LOC107762260 gene encoding uncharacterized protein LOC107762260: MQVQAAAMANLSPLLLTTIWLVLVICKGVDSSPSSVVGDPGMKRDGLRIALEAWNFCNEVGDEAPGMGSPRAADCFDLSDSSLSHKVTESDNKLGVGKTFPGLSPKAKNNPDLYAVEKELYLGSLCEVDDTPRPWQFWMIMLKNGNYDTKSGLCPENGKKVPPFNPGRFPCFGKGCMNQPILYHQPTSLLVDDIMRGGFNGTYDLGSTTDGSSSFFEVLWEKKVGTGGWVFKHKLRTSKLYPWLMLYLRADATKGFSGGYHYNTRGMLKTLPESPNFKVKLTLDVKRGGGPKSQFYLIDIGSCWKNNGAPCDGDVLTDITRYSEMIINPETPAWCSPTNIGNCPPFHITPNNTKIYRNDTSHFPYSAYHYYCAPGNAEHLEKPYSTCDPYSNPQAQELVQLLPHPIWADYGYPTKQGDGWVGDGRTWELDVGGLSSRLYFYQDPGTPPARRIWTSLDVGTEIFVSNKDEVAEWTLSDFDILLTS, from the exons ATGCAAGTACAGGCTGCCGCCATGGCAAATTTGTCACCATTGTTATTAACAACGATTTGGTTAGTGCTTGTAATTTGTAAAGGAGTAGATAGCAGTCCCTCCTCTGTTGTTGGAGATCCGGGAATGAAAAGAGATGGTCTAAGGATAGCTTTAGAAGCTTGGAACTTCTGTAATGAAGTTGGTGACGAAGCTCCTGGAATGGGTAGTCCTAGAGCTGCTGATTGCTTTGATCTTTCTG ACAGTTCTTTGAGTCACAAGGTAACCGAGTCGGATAATAAGCTAGGAGTTGGCAAGACATTCCCTGGCCTGAGTCCTAAggctaagaataatccggacttATATGCTGTTGAAAAGGAACTTTATCTTGGTTCATTGTGTGAAGTTGATGACACGCCGAGGCCATGGCAATTTTGGATGATAATGTTGAAGAACGGAAATTATGACACAAAATCTGGTCTTTGCCCAGAGAATGGGAAAAAAGTGCCCCCTTTTAATCCCGGAAGATTTCCTTGTTTTGGGAAAGGGTGTATGAATCAACCTATATTGTATCACCAGCCCACTTCATTATTAGTCGATGATATTATGCGGGGAGGTTTTAATGGTACCTATGATTTGGGTTCTACAACGGATGGCAGTAGTTCCTTCTTTGAGGTGCTCTGGGAAAAGAAAGTTGGCACAGGGGGTTGGGTATTTAAGCACAAACTCAGAACCTCCAAATTGTATCCATGGCTGATGTTGTATCTTAGGGCGGACGCGACCAAAGGGTTCTCTGGAGGCTACCACTACAATACCAGAGGAATGTTAAAAACT CTCCCGGAGTCACCTAATTTTAAGGTCAAATTGACCTTGGATGTGAAGCGAGGGGGAGGACCGAAGAGCCAGTTTTACTTGATAGATATTGGCAGCTGCTGGAAGAACAATGGTGCTCCATGTGATGGAGATGTGCTCACTGATATTACTAGATACAGCGAGATGATCATTAATCCAGAAACTCCAGCTTGGTGCAGCCCCACAAATATTGGCAACTGCCCACCTTTCCACATCACACCGAACAATACTAAAATCTACAGGAATGACACCTCTCACTTCCCTTATTCGGCTTATCACTATTATTGTGCTCCTGGGAACGCCGAGCACTTGGAAAAGCCATATAGCACATGTGATCCTTACAGTAATCCCCAGGCACAGGAGCTAGTTCAGTTGCTGCCTCATCCAATATGGGCAGACTATGGCTATCCAACCAAACAAGGAGACGGCTGGGTTGGGGATGGAAGAACATGGGAGCTTGACGTTGGTGGCCTTTCCAGCAGACTTTACTTCTATCAG GATCCAGGTACACCTCCTGCTAGAAGAATATGGACATCTCTGGATGTGGGGACTGAAATTTTTGTTAGCAACAAAGATGAAGTGGCAGAATGGACTCTGAGCGACTTTGATATTTTACTCACCTCGTAA